One window from the genome of Saccharomyces mikatae IFO 1815 strain IFO1815 genome assembly, chromosome: 4 encodes:
- the RAD34 gene encoding Rad34p (similar to Saccharomyces cerevisiae RAD34 (YDR314C); ancestral locus Anc_5.340) yields MSKRVLEPCHHHSSKQKKSKNGEKELLFYEEEGEVDSFDDFHQDEDDNLSDVDWEDVCLDGSITVTVNGTHRNSEKANKPKRKNDRKAFNYQRLKYGLHLVMMPFMLFLLKTRVKCVDDERLNRRLRRSVPKLISKKFKDWNERDPFAKMASLRTLLLGLVLWFRSNYKMNSNGIRQNFNRLQYLIKYADSQNKNMIPKSTYKKVLDNQHEFYGNRPLIKDNVEDLRKMAKKKMANRDILTLFFLIILKNLLPENKKLYFCFALPLHDYAIRCNKVKWQIEHDVGKVPNLFDSDLIQPYFWIELEFPTLTDNELYIIDPIAHLDKREMVLKTRKDQFVPNYQPSTDMKYNLNQSFHYVVNIDCTERVMYDISPRYVPNVCYRYFELSESSPILRSKHYRSYQNLSRWLKIFNKKRVSSHNDELMKNIALTNFTLPKSVIEIKRTDNFVIPSILKSNEVLNPQARQAATFTKVDNLREPLFWKKDVLQLKSKQHWAILGRSILPDTQPLKRKKYLPMKKRLVRNLDKDDIKELFSYEQTMKTPKYPNTYHDLLGHEHMITNLSHFKNKFGNIEIYSKETKPDGFELIPLNECGNIKDLIKRYNRTKRKTQRIEYLDVVSGFDFKQKKGHAIPKIESILVKESDYELVQSLKQQTKLLLGLSFWDLLLRKLQVNDRLNTDYGNLRNNDEMQRDR; encoded by the coding sequence ATGTCTAAGAGAGTATTAGAGCCATGTCACCATCATTCatccaaacaaaaaaaatccaagaaTGGGGAGAAAGAATTATTGTTTTATGAAGAGGAAGGAGAAGTAGATTCTTTTGATGACTTTCAccaagatgaagatgataacTTAAGTGATGTTGACTGGGAGGATGTTTGTTTAGATGGAAGCATAACTGTCACAGTAAATGGTACACACCGGAATAGCGAGAAAGCAAACAAACCCAAACGAAAGAATGATAGAAAAGCGTTCAACTATCAGCGACTTAAGTATGGGCTACACTTGGTGATGATGCCATTCatgttatttttgttgaaaacTAGAGTAAAATGCGTTGACGACGAAAGACTAAATAGACGATTAAGAAGATCGGTACCAAAATTAATTagcaaaaaattcaaagattgGAATGAAAGGGATCCATTCGCCAAAATGGCTTCTTTAAGAACACTTTTGCTTGGCTTGGTTTTATGGTTTCGTTCCAACTACAAAATGAATAGCAATGGTATCAGACAAAACTTTAACAGATTGCAATACCTTATAAAGTATGCCGACAGTCagaacaaaaatatgatCCCTAAATCCACATATAAGAAAGTCCTTGATAATCAACATGAATTTTACGGAAATAGACCATTGATAAAAGATAATGTTGAAGACCTTCGTAAGATggcgaagaagaagatggcCAATAGAGATATACTAAcgttgttctttttaattATTTTAAAGAATCTTCTACcggaaaataaaaagctCTATTTTTGCTTTGCTTTGCCATTACACGATTATGCTATTAGGTGCAATAAGGTGAAATGGCAAATCGAACATGATGTTGGCAAAGTTCCCAACCTGTTTGATTCTGACCTGATACAGCCTTATTTTTGGATtgaattagaatttcctaCCTTAACTGACAATGAGCTGTACATCATTGACCCCATAGCTCATCTGGATAAACGTGAAATGGTCTTAAAGACACGCAAGGACCAGTTTGTTCCTAATTATCAACCCTCAACGGATATGAAGTATAATCTAAACCAAAGTTTTCATTATGTGGTTAACATAGACTGTACTGAAAGAGTAATGTATGATATCTCACCGAGATATGTACCAAATGTTTGTTACAGATACTTTGAGTTATCTGAGTCCTCCCCTATTTTAAGATCGAAACATTATAGAAGCTACCAAAATCTATCTAGATGGctgaaaatattcaataaaaagagGGTATCTTCTCATAATGAcgaattaatgaaaaatatcgCTTTAACCAATTTTACATTGCCAAAAAGTGTTatagaaatcaaaagaacagaTAATTTTGTAATACCCTCTATTTTAAAGTCTAATGAAGTATTAAATCCTCAGGCAAGGCAAGCTGCAACATTCACCAAAGTAGACAACTTAAGAGAGCCcttattttggaaaaaagacGTTCTTCAATTAAAGAGTAAACAGCATTGGGCAATATTAGGGCGTTCTATTCTGCCTGATACCCAGCCATTAAAGCGTAAAAAGTATCTAccgatgaagaaaagactGGTAAGAAATTTAGACAAAGACGATATCAAGGAATTGTTTTCGTATGAGCAAACAATGAAAACTCCCAAATACCCGAATACATACCACGATCTTTTGGGACACGAACATATGATCACGAATTTATCACATtttaaaaacaaatttGGTAACATCGAAATTTACTCTAAAGAAACCAAGCCCGATGGATTTGAATTAATCCCACTTAACGAATGTGGTAATATCAAAGATCTTATAAAACGCTACAAtagaacaaaaagaaagacgCAAAGAATTGAGTACTTGGATGTAGTAAGTGGTTTTGACTTTAAACAGAAAAAAGGCCATGCCATTCCCAAAATTGAAAGTATACTAGTCAAAGAAAGTGACTACGAACTAGTTCAAAGTTTGAAACAGCAGACTAAATTACTATTAGGGCTCTCATTTTGGGACCTTCTTCTAAGAAAGCTGCAAGTCAATGACCGATTGAATACTGACTACGGAAATCTCagaaataatgatgaaatgcAGAGGGACCGCTAA
- the IPK1 gene encoding inositol pentakisphosphate 2-kinase (similar to Saccharomyces cerevisiae IPK1 (YDR315C); ancestral locus Anc_5.342) — MRVIGRGGANIVIDYGDPMWLWRCCIRWPDLLSSNNSYTVKNIHYIRENVEPLLHGLICPMNLIDVDIDVVRPILSTFILNLDEKVVKIIKIKNLFNRTANLIQNDHFLKSYCSQNFQTVLLELKPKWLYYDTDYCRNCTHNVSKGREVRYCYNQLLINPSHLELTFAECKVYPDKFKAAMLNYLHDDNNVFKILYDLQKKFTENVISIKNIKSIDDVKDEHLLLMTLRDVTCFIEWNSTKDALYVNVIDVDLKPKEKWTHWIKTYNQLTSSEKIYHTSK; from the coding sequence atgagaGTTATCGGGCGTGGTGGGGCAAATATTGTGATTGATTATGGAGATCCAATGTGGTTATGGCGATGCTGCATTCGTTGGCCTGATCTGTTATCATCTAATAATTCTTACACTGTCAAAAACATTCATTATATTAGAGAGAATGTAGAACCTCTTTTGCATGGTTTAATCTGTCCAATGAATCTCATTGATGTGGATATAGACGTTGTAAGACCCATTCTAAGTACCTTTATATTAAACTTGGATGAAAAGGTGgtcaaaattatcaaaataaaaaacctATTCAACAGGACAGCAAATCTGATACAGAACGACCACTTCTTGAAATCTTACTGTTCACAGAATTTCCAAACTGTTCTTTTGGAACTAAAACCTAAATGGCTATACTACGATACGGATTACTGTAGGAACTGCACTCATAACGTATCTAAAGGTAGAGAGGTTAGATACTGTTACAATCAGCTATTAATCAATCCATCACACTTGGAATTAACATTCGCAGAATGCAAGGTATACCCGGATAAATTTAAAGCAGCTATGCTTAACTACTTGCACGATGACAATAATGTCTTCAAGATTCTTTATGATttacagaaaaaatttacaGAAAACGTAATTTCAATTAAGAATATAAAATCGATTGACGATGTAAAAGATGAGCATTTACTACTCATGACGCTCAGAGATGTGACATGTTTCATTGAATGGAACAGTACCAAAGATGCGTTATATGTGAATGTAATAGATGTCGATCTaaaaccaaaagaaaaatggactCATTGGATAAAAACTTACAATCAGTTGACATCAAGCGAAAAAATCTATCAtacttcaaaataa